The following proteins are encoded in a genomic region of Arachis stenosperma cultivar V10309 chromosome 4, arast.V10309.gnm1.PFL2, whole genome shotgun sequence:
- the LOC130975214 gene encoding secreted RxLR effector protein 161-like, with product MGTPMHPNSKLDKGKTKKDVDKTRYRGTIGSLMYLTSSRPDIVQSVGMCSRFQSKPKESHLSAVKRIIKYVHGTSNFGLWYAKTDDFSAVGYCIADFAGDRVDRRRTSGLYSFLGKSLNFCSSKKQPTVALSTIEAEYIAASSCSSQLMWYETILGI from the exons ATGGGAACTCCCATGCACCCTAATTCAAAATTAGACAagggaaaaacaaagaaagatgTAGATAagactaggtatagaggaacGATTGGCTCTCTTATGTACTTAACTTCCTCTAGACCTgatattgtgcaaagtgttggaATGTGTTCAAGATTCCAATCTAAACCAAAAGAGTCTCATCTTTCTGCAGTTAAGAGGATCATTAAatatgttcatggcacatcTAATTTTGGTCTTTGGTATGCTAAAACTGATGATTTTTCTGCAGTTGGTTATTGTATTGCAGATTTTGCCGGTGATAGAGTTGATAGAAGGAGAACATCAGGCTTATATTCTTTCCTTGGAAAGTCCTTGAACTTTTGTTCAAGTAAGAAGCAGCCAACAGTGGCGTTATCCACTATagaggctgagtatatagctgcttcttcttgCAGTTCTCAGCTTATGtg gTATGAGACAATTTTGGGTATATGA